The following are from one region of the Stigmatella ashevillena genome:
- a CDS encoding AraC family transcriptional regulator: MTGRPSNEDAYATDVLADVLDTMRLSTLIYGRLELEAPWGIQFPGTEAAHIVVVARGGALLEFEGSGTPMALSAGDLALLPHGGSYSLRDAKDSPLHAMEVGACQRAHALGAPLRLGGTGARSTLVTGAFQFGTAPRTLLFEKLPRVIHVAADSSVAGPSLASAVQLLISESTSTRPGATVVMSRLADILLVQAIRTHIAVGGCQKHGLCALADPQIAKALSLIHERPAESWTVESLAAAVALSRSGFAARFSSLVGDPPLEYLARWRMTKAAQLLRESTLPLSEVAEHAGYHSEASFNRAFKRWEGIAPGAYRRERRNRPSLSAATGS, translated from the coding sequence TTGACCGGTCGTCCAAGCAATGAGGACGCGTACGCAACCGATGTCCTGGCGGATGTGCTGGACACGATGCGCCTGTCGACCCTCATTTATGGGCGCCTCGAACTGGAGGCCCCCTGGGGAATCCAGTTTCCCGGCACCGAGGCCGCCCACATCGTCGTCGTCGCGCGCGGGGGCGCCCTTCTCGAATTCGAGGGGAGCGGCACTCCCATGGCCCTCTCGGCAGGCGACCTGGCGCTGCTGCCTCATGGCGGGAGCTACTCCCTCCGGGATGCCAAGGACAGTCCGCTCCATGCCATGGAAGTCGGCGCGTGCCAACGGGCCCACGCCCTGGGAGCGCCCCTGCGGCTGGGGGGCACCGGCGCCCGGAGCACCCTGGTCACAGGGGCGTTCCAGTTCGGGACCGCGCCCCGCACGTTGCTCTTCGAGAAGCTGCCGCGCGTCATCCACGTCGCCGCCGATTCCTCCGTGGCGGGCCCCTCGCTGGCTTCCGCCGTGCAGTTGCTCATCTCGGAGAGCACCTCGACCCGGCCGGGCGCCACGGTCGTCATGAGCCGTCTCGCGGACATCCTGCTGGTCCAGGCCATTCGCACGCACATCGCCGTGGGCGGGTGCCAGAAACATGGGCTGTGCGCGCTCGCGGATCCGCAGATCGCCAAGGCCCTCTCGCTCATCCACGAGCGGCCCGCCGAATCCTGGACCGTCGAGAGCCTCGCGGCGGCCGTGGCCCTCTCCCGCTCCGGGTTTGCCGCCCGCTTCAGCAGCCTCGTCGGAGACCCTCCGCTGGAGTACCTCGCCCGGTGGCGGATGACGAAGGCCGCCCAGCTCCTGCGCGAGAGCACCCTCCCGCTGAGCGAAGTGGCGGAGCACGCCGGTTACCACAGCGAGGCGTCGTTCAACCGGGCCTTCAAGCGTTGGGAAGGCATCGCGCCGGGAGCGTATCGGCGGGAGCGCCGCAACCGGCCCTCCCTCAGCGCCGCCACGGGCAGCTGA
- a CDS encoding alkene reductase → MEDTPSLFSPFRLGSLELKNRMVMAPMTRSRAIEGNVPNALASTYYVQRASAGLLITEATQVSPQGVGYIRTPGIHSPEQVAGWKTLVEAVHAAGGKIFAQLWHVGRVSHPDFHDGALPVAPSALLAEGEVFTLRGKTQMVTPRALELSEIPGVVEQFRRGAENAKAAGFDGVEIHGANGYLLDQFLRDGSNQRTDAYGGSIQKRARFPLEVAEAVAGVWGAQRVGYRLSPHFTFQSMSDRQPLETFSYITEQLSQLGLGYLHVSEALSGVMAPPPGAVRMTPLLRQKFKGALIANGSYDARAGQEVIARGEADLVAYGVPFLANPDLPERYKQGSSLNAPDRATFYAGEEKGYIDYPALR, encoded by the coding sequence ATGGAAGACACGCCGAGTCTTTTCTCTCCTTTTCGCCTGGGCAGCCTTGAACTGAAGAACCGCATGGTGATGGCCCCCATGACGCGAAGCCGGGCGATCGAGGGCAATGTGCCCAACGCCCTGGCCTCCACCTATTACGTCCAGCGCGCCTCCGCGGGGTTGCTCATCACCGAGGCCACGCAGGTGAGCCCGCAGGGGGTTGGCTACATCCGCACGCCGGGGATCCACTCTCCCGAGCAGGTGGCGGGTTGGAAGACGCTCGTCGAGGCGGTTCACGCCGCGGGGGGGAAGATCTTCGCGCAGCTCTGGCACGTCGGCCGCGTGTCGCACCCTGACTTTCATGACGGGGCGCTTCCGGTCGCCCCGTCTGCCCTCCTCGCGGAGGGCGAGGTCTTCACGCTGCGGGGCAAGACCCAGATGGTGACGCCCCGGGCGCTCGAGCTGAGTGAGATTCCGGGGGTGGTCGAGCAATTCCGGCGTGGCGCCGAGAATGCGAAGGCGGCGGGGTTCGACGGCGTCGAAATCCATGGGGCGAACGGCTACCTGCTCGATCAGTTCCTGCGCGATGGCTCCAATCAGCGCACCGACGCCTATGGCGGCAGCATCCAGAAGCGCGCGCGCTTTCCCCTCGAAGTCGCCGAGGCCGTGGCCGGCGTGTGGGGCGCCCAGCGCGTGGGCTACAGGCTCTCTCCGCACTTTACCTTCCAGTCGATGTCGGATCGTCAGCCCCTCGAGACCTTCTCCTACATCACCGAGCAACTGAGCCAGCTCGGACTCGGCTACCTCCATGTGTCCGAGGCCCTCAGCGGCGTGATGGCGCCCCCGCCCGGGGCCGTCCGCATGACCCCCCTGCTGCGGCAGAAGTTCAAGGGCGCCCTGATCGCCAATGGAAGCTATGACGCGCGTGCGGGTCAGGAGGTGATTGCCCGCGGGGAGGCCGACCTGGTGGCCTACGGCGTGCCGTTCCTCGCCAATCCCGATCTGCCCGAGCGGTACAAGCAGGGCAGCTCGCTCAATGCGCCGGACCGGGCGACCTTCTATGCGGGCGAGGAGAAGGGCTACATCGACTATCCCGCGCTCAGGTAA
- a CDS encoding formylmethanofuran dehydrogenase subunit E family protein, translating to MPKHPRRLLCPLVMMLMSAACTGAHHASPHGSPALERVAAVHGGAGPWAVAGYRMGEYALRQLGLPAGSFQLEVVHHSPAQVQYACVADGAAAATGASLGKLNLSRLDVASAEEVATTFRNRNTGQSITLRPARTFAQRYLDVPREKLAETGREVLSLPEPEIFEAVTQP from the coding sequence ATGCCCAAGCACCCGCGACGCCTCCTCTGCCCTCTCGTGATGATGCTGATGAGCGCCGCCTGTACGGGCGCGCACCACGCCTCCCCGCACGGGAGCCCTGCCCTGGAGCGCGTCGCCGCCGTGCACGGGGGCGCCGGGCCCTGGGCGGTGGCAGGCTACCGCATGGGCGAGTATGCGCTGCGCCAGCTCGGGCTCCCCGCGGGAAGCTTTCAACTTGAGGTGGTGCACCACAGCCCCGCCCAGGTCCAATATGCCTGCGTGGCGGACGGGGCCGCGGCCGCCACGGGGGCCAGTCTCGGCAAGCTCAACCTCTCCCGCCTGGACGTGGCCAGCGCCGAGGAAGTGGCCACCACCTTCCGCAACCGGAACACCGGTCAGTCCATCACCCTGCGTCCGGCCCGCACCTTCGCCCAGCGCTACCTCGATGTGCCGCGCGAGAAGCTGGCCGAGACCGGCCGCGAGGTGCTCTCGCTCCCCGAGCCGGAGATCTTCGAGGCCGTCACGCAGCCGTGA
- a CDS encoding lysophospholipid acyltransferase family protein, which produces MWRRIKYGMGRTWMKVFGWRFEGKMPETKKFVLIAAPHTSNWDLPFMLASAYILGIKISWLGKHTLFEGPFGWFMKALGGIPVDRRSPQGLVHQVVERFKQSDTLYLAVPPNGTRKKVEYWKSGFYHIARGAQVPILLSYLDFGTKTAGLGPLFTPTGNLRADMDQIREFYRGVRGKYPALDTVPRLREEETVSEVA; this is translated from the coding sequence ATGTGGCGGCGCATCAAGTACGGGATGGGCAGGACGTGGATGAAGGTATTCGGCTGGCGCTTCGAAGGAAAAATGCCCGAGACGAAAAAATTCGTTCTCATTGCCGCGCCGCACACCTCGAATTGGGATCTGCCTTTCATGCTCGCGTCGGCCTACATCCTGGGGATCAAAATCTCCTGGCTGGGCAAGCACACGCTGTTCGAGGGACCCTTTGGCTGGTTCATGAAGGCGCTGGGCGGAATCCCCGTGGACCGGCGCTCCCCCCAAGGCCTGGTGCACCAGGTGGTGGAACGCTTCAAGCAGTCCGACACCCTCTATCTGGCGGTTCCTCCCAATGGAACGCGCAAGAAGGTGGAGTATTGGAAGTCGGGCTTCTACCACATTGCCCGAGGCGCCCAGGTTCCCATCCTCCTGTCCTATCTGGACTTTGGGACGAAGACCGCGGGGCTCGGTCCCCTCTTCACCCCCACGGGCAACCTCCGCGCCGACATGGATCAGATCCGGGAGTTCTACCGGGGCGTCCGCGGGAAATACCCCGCCCTCGATACCGTGCCCCGCTTGCGTGAAGAAGAGACGGTCTCGGAAGTCGCCTGA
- the modB gene encoding molybdate ABC transporter permease subunit has translation MDEAAFLLSLRLAAWTTFILLGMGLPIAWWLASSRWRWKFLVEAVVALPLVLPPTVLGFYLLLALGPRSPLGKGFEALVGHALPFSFEGLLLASVLYSLPFAVQPFTAALAGVDRRLLEASWCLGVSRFQTFVRIVLPLSATGILAGMVLTFAHTLGEFGVVLMVGGNLEGRTRTSSIAIYDSVQALDYASAGQTSLVLLAVSFAVLALTYGLQRGVWTPWFRRS, from the coding sequence GTGGACGAGGCCGCCTTCCTGTTGAGCCTGCGTCTTGCCGCGTGGACGACGTTCATCCTCCTGGGGATGGGTTTGCCCATCGCCTGGTGGCTGGCCTCCTCCCGCTGGCGGTGGAAGTTCCTGGTGGAGGCCGTGGTGGCGCTGCCCCTGGTGTTGCCCCCCACGGTGCTCGGCTTCTACCTCCTGCTGGCGCTGGGCCCGCGCAGTCCGCTGGGCAAGGGGTTCGAGGCGCTCGTGGGCCATGCGCTCCCCTTCAGCTTCGAGGGCCTCTTGCTGGCCTCGGTGCTCTACAGCCTCCCGTTCGCCGTCCAACCCTTCACCGCGGCGCTCGCGGGCGTGGATCGGCGGCTCCTGGAGGCGTCGTGGTGTCTGGGGGTGTCGCGTTTCCAGACCTTCGTGCGCATCGTGCTTCCCTTGTCCGCCACCGGCATCCTGGCGGGCATGGTGCTCACGTTCGCGCATACCCTGGGCGAGTTCGGGGTGGTGTTGATGGTGGGGGGGAACCTGGAGGGGCGGACCCGCACCTCCTCCATCGCCATCTATGACTCGGTGCAGGCGCTGGACTACGCATCCGCGGGCCAGACGTCGCTGGTGTTGCTCGCCGTCTCGTTCGCGGTGCTGGCGCTCACTTATGGGCTTCAGCGCGGGGTGTGGACTCCATGGTTCCGGCGCTCGTAG
- the modC gene encoding molybdenum ABC transporter ATP-binding protein, giving the protein MVPALVVELEKRFQGGPTIQASLEWSATPGRVAVLFGPSGAGKTTVLRCLAGLDRPERGRILFHGEPWCDTQAGVFLPPQQRRVGLLFQDYALFPHLTAEQNVQYGLSHLPASERRERSRSLFALLHLEGLEQRGPRELSGGQQQRVALARALAIRPKLLLLDEPLSALDAPSREQLRGELRRLLREFGVPTLVVTHDRLEALALGDDLVAMEGGRVRQVGPVAEVFNHPVELAVARMTGFETVLPGRILRREEGLATVAVGPHALTVLEPAQAGDEVFVCLRAEDVTLGPPEAAPTSARNRLPCTVVSLVPEGALVRVALDAGFPLVARVTRFSREELGLAEGRPVTATFKAPAVRLVPRS; this is encoded by the coding sequence ATGGTTCCGGCGCTCGTAGTCGAGCTCGAGAAGCGCTTCCAGGGGGGGCCCACCATTCAGGCGTCCCTGGAGTGGAGCGCCACGCCCGGCCGGGTCGCGGTGCTGTTCGGCCCCTCGGGAGCAGGAAAGACGACGGTGCTGCGGTGCCTCGCGGGGCTCGACCGGCCCGAGCGCGGCCGGATCCTCTTTCACGGCGAGCCCTGGTGCGACACCCAGGCGGGGGTGTTCTTGCCGCCCCAGCAACGGCGCGTCGGCCTGCTTTTCCAGGACTACGCCCTCTTTCCGCACCTCACCGCGGAGCAGAACGTCCAGTACGGCCTCTCCCACCTCCCTGCCTCCGAGCGGCGTGAGCGCTCGCGCTCCCTCTTTGCGCTGCTCCACCTGGAGGGGCTCGAGCAGCGCGGGCCGCGCGAGCTCTCCGGCGGCCAGCAGCAGCGGGTGGCGCTGGCGAGGGCGCTGGCCATCCGCCCGAAGCTGTTGCTGCTGGATGAGCCCCTGTCCGCGCTGGATGCGCCCTCGCGCGAGCAACTCCGGGGAGAGCTGCGGCGGCTGCTCCGGGAGTTTGGCGTTCCCACCTTGGTGGTGACGCATGACCGGCTGGAGGCGCTCGCGCTGGGCGATGACCTGGTGGCGATGGAGGGTGGGCGGGTGCGCCAGGTGGGGCCCGTGGCCGAGGTGTTCAACCACCCGGTGGAGCTCGCGGTGGCCCGGATGACGGGGTTCGAGACCGTCCTGCCCGGGAGAATCCTCCGGCGCGAGGAGGGGCTGGCCACGGTGGCGGTGGGGCCGCATGCCCTCACCGTCCTGGAGCCGGCGCAGGCTGGAGACGAGGTATTCGTCTGTCTCCGCGCGGAGGACGTCACCCTGGGGCCTCCCGAGGCCGCGCCCACCAGCGCGCGCAACCGCCTGCCCTGCACCGTGGTGTCCCTCGTTCCCGAGGGGGCCTTGGTCCGGGTGGCGCTCGATGCGGGCTTCCCGCTGGTGGCCCGCGTCACCCGCTTCTCCCGGGAGGAGCTGGGGCTCGCCGAGGGACGGCCCGTCACCGCCACCTTCAAGGCGCCCGCCGTGAGGTTGGTGCCACGCTCATGA
- a CDS encoding ABC transporter ATP-binding protein, producing the protein METPSPLLRLSNITKRFPGVTANDRVSVDFQAGEVHALLGENGAGKTTLMNILYGVHPPDGGELFFEGRPIRIGSPAQALRLGIALVPQHPLLVERHTVAENLVLGLPGGFVLSRRRLLARLRERLAGHPLQMDLEARVDSLSAGEKQRLEILRALLRGSRVLILDEPTSVLTPQEVAPLFQQLAQLKAQGLAILFISHKLDEVLSHADRITVLRGGKKVGELTAREATQAQLVRLMLGREGTPRPALAPPQPGVRLAVTGLEVRSSRGLPAVKRTSFTLAPGEIVGIAGVAGSGQRELAEALTGLRPFRGEIALDGQPLEGLSPARLFSLGVAHVPEERAAGTVPALSVAENLALRTYDTALRQGPWLVPARVEREAVEHIRAYQVSPPSPRTPLRLLSGGNIQRVVLARELAGSPRLLIAVHPTYGVDVGATEQVHRLLIQRAQEGLSVVLVTEDLDELMALSHRVAALYQGELRGPYPVGEVDMARLGRMMTRASEDVA; encoded by the coding sequence ATGGAGACACCCTCTCCGCTCCTTCGGCTCTCGAACATCACCAAGAGGTTCCCCGGCGTCACCGCCAATGACCGGGTGAGCGTGGACTTTCAGGCCGGCGAGGTCCATGCCCTGCTCGGGGAGAACGGGGCGGGGAAGACCACGCTGATGAACATCCTCTATGGGGTGCATCCGCCCGATGGGGGGGAGCTGTTCTTCGAGGGAAGGCCCATCCGGATTGGCTCTCCGGCCCAGGCGCTGCGGCTCGGCATCGCCCTGGTGCCCCAGCATCCCTTGCTGGTGGAGCGCCACACCGTGGCGGAGAACCTGGTGCTCGGGTTGCCCGGCGGCTTCGTGCTGTCCCGGCGCCGGCTCCTGGCGAGGTTGCGCGAGCGGTTGGCGGGCCACCCCCTCCAGATGGACCTCGAGGCCCGGGTGGACAGCCTCTCCGCCGGGGAGAAGCAGCGGCTGGAAATTCTTCGGGCCCTGCTGCGGGGCTCCCGGGTGCTCATCCTGGACGAGCCCACCAGTGTTCTCACCCCCCAGGAAGTGGCGCCACTCTTTCAGCAGCTCGCCCAGCTCAAGGCCCAGGGGCTGGCCATTCTCTTCATCAGCCACAAGCTCGATGAGGTGCTCTCCCACGCGGATCGCATCACCGTGTTGCGAGGGGGAAAGAAGGTGGGCGAGCTGACCGCCCGTGAGGCCACCCAGGCTCAGCTGGTGCGGCTGATGTTGGGGCGCGAGGGAACCCCCCGTCCCGCGCTCGCCCCGCCCCAACCGGGTGTGCGGTTGGCGGTGACGGGGCTGGAGGTGCGCTCCAGCCGGGGACTGCCTGCGGTGAAGCGGACGTCGTTCACCTTGGCGCCGGGAGAGATTGTCGGCATCGCCGGGGTGGCCGGCAGTGGCCAGCGGGAGCTGGCGGAGGCGCTCACGGGCCTGAGGCCCTTTCGAGGCGAAATCGCGCTCGATGGCCAACCGCTGGAGGGGCTCTCTCCGGCGAGGCTCTTCTCCCTGGGCGTGGCCCATGTTCCCGAGGAGCGCGCGGCGGGCACCGTTCCCGCTTTGAGCGTGGCGGAGAACCTGGCCCTGCGAACCTATGACACGGCCCTGCGCCAGGGGCCCTGGTTGGTGCCCGCGAGGGTGGAGCGGGAGGCCGTCGAGCACATCCGGGCCTATCAAGTCTCTCCCCCGAGCCCCCGGACGCCGCTGCGGCTGTTGTCGGGGGGCAACATCCAGCGCGTGGTGCTGGCCCGGGAGCTGGCGGGCTCGCCCCGGTTGCTCATCGCGGTGCACCCCACGTATGGCGTGGACGTGGGGGCCACCGAGCAGGTTCACCGGCTCCTCATCCAGCGGGCCCAAGAGGGTTTGTCGGTGGTGCTCGTGACGGAGGATCTCGACGAGCTGATGGCCCTGTCTCACCGGGTGGCTGCGCTCTACCAGGGCGAGCTGCGAGGCCCCTACCCCGTGGGCGAAGTGGACATGGCGCGGCTCGGGCGGATGATGACGCGGGCTTCGGAGGACGTGGCGTGA
- a CDS encoding ABC transporter permease: MIRFEEDPHPRRLKLIGVYVAVLALAFVLAGGVFAAYGVGPWEAYRTLLEGTLGDSQGLAEVLRRTIPLLLIGSGLTLAFRVRFFNIGAEGQLLLGAVASGAVALFLPASALSLPLMFLAGAVAGGLWALPAAWLRARMDVNEILTTLMLNAVAGYLVIYLVGGPWRGEQVQGYTYTDAFPEAVWLPLLGQTLVHWPTLVLGVILAGVLQVLLTRTPLGYALRVVGESPRAARYAGMPISRVVLLTGLLSGGAAGLAGAGEVAGIHHRLLEPAQISIGYGFTAIIVAWLARGHPALVLLTAPLMGLILAGGDLLKISLNMPFRIIDVFSGLILLCLIAGESLSRYRVRWGT; this comes from the coding sequence GTGATTCGCTTCGAGGAGGATCCCCACCCGCGGCGGCTCAAGTTGATCGGCGTGTACGTGGCGGTGCTGGCGCTCGCGTTCGTGCTGGCCGGAGGGGTCTTCGCCGCCTATGGCGTGGGCCCCTGGGAGGCCTACCGCACGCTGCTGGAGGGGACCCTGGGCGATTCGCAGGGCTTGGCCGAGGTGCTGCGCCGCACCATTCCCCTGCTGCTCATTGGCAGTGGCCTCACCCTGGCCTTCCGGGTGCGCTTCTTCAACATCGGCGCGGAGGGGCAGTTGCTGCTGGGCGCGGTGGCCAGCGGGGCGGTGGCCCTCTTCCTGCCTGCGAGTGCCCTGAGTTTGCCCCTCATGTTTCTCGCGGGGGCGGTGGCGGGCGGGCTGTGGGCGTTGCCGGCCGCGTGGTTGCGCGCCCGCATGGACGTGAACGAGATCCTCACCACGCTGATGCTGAACGCGGTGGCGGGCTACCTTGTCATCTACCTGGTCGGAGGCCCCTGGAGGGGCGAGCAGGTGCAGGGCTACACCTATACCGACGCGTTCCCCGAGGCGGTGTGGTTGCCGCTGCTGGGGCAGACGCTGGTGCACTGGCCGACGCTGGTGCTGGGGGTCATCCTGGCAGGGGTGTTGCAAGTGCTGCTCACCCGGACCCCCTTGGGGTACGCGCTGCGCGTGGTGGGAGAGAGCCCCCGGGCGGCGCGCTATGCCGGCATGCCCATTTCCCGGGTGGTGTTGCTCACGGGTTTGTTGTCCGGGGGGGCCGCGGGGCTGGCCGGCGCGGGTGAGGTGGCGGGCATCCATCACCGCTTGCTGGAGCCCGCGCAGATCTCCATCGGCTATGGCTTTACCGCCATCATCGTGGCCTGGCTGGCCCGAGGCCATCCGGCGCTGGTGCTGCTCACCGCCCCGCTCATGGGCCTCATTCTGGCGGGGGGAGATCTGTTGAAGATCAGCCTCAACATGCCCTTCCGGATCATCGATGTCTTCAGTGGGCTTATTCTTCTGTGTCTGATCGCCGGGGAGTCCTTGTCGCGCTACCGCGTGAGGTGGGGGACATGA
- a CDS encoding ABC transporter permease, protein MTEEVLQALLRALSFGTPLLLATLGGIINERAGVVNLGVEGMMAVGALAAFGLASGSGAWEWAVGLAALVGALAALVHGFVTLTLRANTYVSGLALSLLGLGVSGLLGKPYEGAFLFESAPELPFTLAAGGLAVLLWGFLFFTRPGLVLRSVGENPAAADALGIPVLAVRYLAVAFGGALAGVAGAFLSLAYQPAWTDGMTAGLGWIAVALVIFSGWHPLRAVLGAVFFGLLYYLQFRLQSQSQVPTELFAAMPYLLVVGVLALAGVRRSRGAAPAALGRSYQRGER, encoded by the coding sequence ATGACCGAGGAGGTGCTCCAGGCGCTGCTCCGGGCCCTCTCGTTCGGCACGCCGCTGCTGCTGGCGACGCTGGGAGGAATCATCAACGAGCGCGCCGGGGTGGTGAACCTCGGCGTGGAAGGCATGATGGCGGTGGGGGCGCTGGCCGCCTTCGGTCTGGCGTCGGGCTCGGGCGCGTGGGAGTGGGCGGTGGGGCTCGCGGCCCTGGTGGGGGCGCTGGCGGCCCTGGTGCACGGTTTTGTCACCCTCACGCTGCGGGCCAATACCTATGTGTCCGGACTGGCGTTGTCCCTGCTGGGGCTGGGGGTCTCCGGGCTGCTGGGCAAGCCGTACGAGGGGGCCTTCCTCTTCGAGTCCGCCCCCGAGTTGCCCTTCACCCTGGCGGCGGGGGGGCTGGCGGTGCTGCTCTGGGGCTTTCTCTTCTTCACGCGGCCGGGGCTGGTGCTTCGCTCGGTGGGGGAGAACCCCGCGGCGGCGGACGCGCTGGGCATTCCCGTGTTGGCGGTGCGCTACCTGGCGGTGGCCTTCGGCGGAGCCCTGGCGGGAGTGGCCGGGGCCTTTCTCTCGCTGGCCTATCAGCCCGCGTGGACCGATGGCATGACGGCCGGGCTGGGGTGGATCGCCGTGGCGCTCGTCATCTTCTCGGGCTGGCATCCGCTGCGTGCCGTGCTGGGCGCCGTGTTCTTCGGGCTGCTGTACTATTTGCAGTTCCGGCTCCAGTCACAGAGCCAGGTGCCCACCGAGCTGTTCGCGGCCATGCCGTACTTGCTGGTGGTGGGCGTGTTGGCGCTGGCGGGCGTGCGCCGTTCGCGGGGAGCGGCCCCGGCGGCGCTGGGCAGATCTTACCAACGCGGTGAGCGATGA
- a CDS encoding BMP family ABC transporter substrate-binding protein, giving the protein MRGHGWLALLVLGLCSAAQAEEQKFKACFIYVGPVGDIGWSYAHDEARKLTLKEFPWLETQYVESVPEGQALPVIDRLVKGGCKAVFTTSFGFMDQTLEAAKKYPEVVFAHATGFKRAPNMATYMADFYQVYYLNGLMAGALTKTGKVGYVAAFPIPELKRHISAFALGVRAVNPEATVNVKWINSWVSPTKAREAAEALMAEGNDVLAFTEDTATVVQAAGRKKVPVFAHYSPMHRFSPDFVVSGQLVHWEKIYIDFLKKVRDGTYAPGKLQDVDYWWLLREGAVELGAQPGMPINPKWVDALKKAQMTVEGKPVSVHDRVMTLLKDMSSSKPGFDPFQGPLTDRQGKARVPAGKGMSIQELNQMQWVVPGVVGPVADEPK; this is encoded by the coding sequence ATGAGAGGACACGGGTGGCTGGCGCTGCTGGTGCTGGGGCTGTGTAGCGCGGCACAGGCCGAGGAGCAGAAGTTCAAGGCGTGCTTCATCTATGTGGGGCCGGTCGGGGACATCGGCTGGAGCTACGCGCACGACGAGGCGCGCAAGCTGACCCTGAAGGAATTTCCCTGGCTGGAGACGCAGTACGTGGAATCCGTTCCCGAAGGGCAGGCGCTGCCGGTGATCGACCGGCTGGTGAAGGGGGGCTGCAAGGCCGTCTTCACCACCAGCTTCGGCTTCATGGACCAGACGCTGGAGGCGGCGAAGAAGTACCCGGAGGTGGTGTTCGCTCACGCCACGGGCTTCAAGCGCGCGCCCAACATGGCGACGTACATGGCGGACTTCTACCAAGTCTACTACCTCAACGGATTGATGGCGGGCGCGCTGACGAAGACGGGGAAGGTGGGCTACGTGGCGGCCTTCCCCATTCCGGAGCTGAAGCGTCACATCTCCGCCTTCGCGCTGGGCGTCCGAGCGGTCAACCCGGAGGCGACGGTGAACGTGAAGTGGATCAACTCCTGGGTCAGCCCCACCAAGGCGCGCGAGGCAGCCGAGGCGCTGATGGCCGAGGGCAATGACGTGCTCGCCTTCACCGAGGACACGGCCACGGTGGTGCAGGCGGCGGGCCGCAAGAAGGTGCCCGTCTTCGCGCACTACTCTCCCATGCACCGGTTCTCGCCGGACTTCGTCGTGTCCGGGCAGCTCGTGCACTGGGAGAAGATCTACATCGACTTCCTGAAGAAGGTGCGGGACGGCACGTACGCACCGGGCAAGTTGCAGGACGTGGACTACTGGTGGTTGCTGCGCGAAGGCGCGGTGGAGCTGGGTGCGCAGCCCGGCATGCCCATCAACCCCAAGTGGGTGGACGCGCTGAAGAAGGCGCAGATGACGGTGGAGGGCAAGCCGGTGTCCGTGCACGACCGGGTGATGACGCTGCTCAAGGACATGTCCTCGAGCAAGCCCGGCTTTGACCCCTTCCAGGGCCCGCTGACGGACCGCCAGGGCAAGGCGCGGGTGCCCGCGGGCAAAGGCATGTCCATCCAGGAGCTGAACCAGATGCAGTGGGTGGTGCCCGGCGTGGTGGGGCCCGTGGCCGACGAGCCCAAGTAG